The Clarias gariepinus isolate MV-2021 ecotype Netherlands chromosome 7, CGAR_prim_01v2, whole genome shotgun sequence genome includes a window with the following:
- the dut gene encoding deoxyuridine 5'-triphosphate nucleotidohydrolase, mitochondrial, giving the protein MKTLIGMLCFCVKSVLYRGHRLALAPRRCCSSLRNGRMPCSGATDGAAVSPVKKSRTEELNGGIVLKFAKLSEHATAPSRGSAKAAGYDLYSAYDYSIAPMDKAIVKTDIQIAVPAGCYGRVAPRSGLAAKHFIDVGAGVVDEDYRGNVGVVLFNFGKETFEVRKGDRVAQLVCERICYPDLQELATLDETERGAGGFGSTGRS; this is encoded by the exons ATGAAGACTTTAATCGGCATGTTGTGTTTCTGTGTCAAGTCTGTGCTGTACCGCGGACACAGGCTAGCGTTAGCACCGAGGAGATGCTGCTCTTCCCTCAGAAACG GCAGAATGCCGTGCTCAGGAGCGACAGACGGAGCCGCAGTGTCCCCTGTGAAGAAGAGCAGGACTGAGGAGCTGAATGGAGGCATCGTGCTAAAGTTCGCTAAACTGTCCGAGCATGCTACTGCCCCGAGCCGAGGCTCTGCTAAAGCCGCGGGGTACGACCTGTACAG TGCATATGATTACTCGATCGCACCGATGGACAAGGCCATAGTAAAGACGGACATCCAGATCGCCGTTCCTGCAGGGTGTTACGGCCGAGTCG CTCCTCGCTCTGGTCTGGCGGCAAAGCACTTTATCGATGTTGGAG CGGGTGTGGTCGATGAGGACTACAGAGGGAACGTCGGGGTCGTCCTCTTCAACTTTGGCAAGGAGACGTTTGAAG TGAGGAAGGGAGACAGAGTGGCTCAGCTAGTGTGTGAGAGGATCTGCTACCCTGACCTGCAGGAGCTGGCG ACGCTGGATGAGACTGAGAGAGGTGCTGGGGGATTCGGCT